One Staphylococcus ratti DNA segment encodes these proteins:
- a CDS encoding FAD-binding dehydrogenase, which yields MQKHVHIIGAGLSGLVAATELLKKGHRVTLIDQEPPQAIGGQAYWSFGGLFLVNSKVQRRLGVKDSYDLALNDWLGSAGFDRLEDEDRWAYEWAKAYVRFATYEKEDYLRQMGIKLTPILGWAERGGSSASGHGNSVPRFHITWGTGVGLVEPFINFVLQHEATGQLTFLPRHQVTEIHIENNAITGISGNQLEASDVPIGAPSSRKIVDTFHFDVSYLLITIGGIGANETLIKKHWPKRLGAPPKTMIQGVPDSTDGKLLEISERSGIQLVNKDRMWHYTEGVQNHTPIWNNHGIRIIPGPSSMWFTATGQRMQAPDYPGFDTLHTLETIMKTGYDYSWFISTEDIVKKEFVLSGSEQNPDLTNKDIQRLIKERLGKQATAPVRAFLEKGADFVIADDLKTLTEKMNALTDTDLIDYHHIKDEIEARDLQLNNTFSKDPQITFIRNARQFLGDKLIRTAKPHPILSGKNGKLIAVKLHIISRKTLGGIQTDLNGQAFNQSEQRIKGVYAAGEASGFGGGGVHGYRALEGTFLGGCIFSGIRAAEGINKDT from the coding sequence ATGCAAAAGCATGTTCATATTATTGGCGCTGGCTTAAGTGGCCTTGTCGCTGCTACTGAACTTTTAAAAAAGGGACACCGTGTAACTTTAATTGACCAAGAACCGCCTCAAGCGATAGGTGGGCAGGCCTATTGGTCATTTGGAGGGCTCTTTTTAGTAAATTCTAAAGTTCAACGTCGTTTAGGTGTCAAAGACAGCTATGACTTAGCATTGAATGATTGGTTAGGTTCTGCTGGGTTTGATCGTTTAGAGGATGAAGATCGTTGGGCGTATGAATGGGCAAAGGCCTATGTGCGTTTTGCGACTTATGAAAAAGAAGATTATTTGCGACAAATGGGTATTAAACTTACGCCAATCCTTGGTTGGGCAGAACGTGGTGGCAGTTCCGCTTCTGGGCATGGTAATTCTGTACCACGTTTTCATATTACTTGGGGCACCGGGGTGGGTCTCGTTGAACCTTTCATTAATTTTGTTTTACAACATGAGGCAACCGGTCAACTCACATTTTTACCTCGCCATCAAGTAACAGAGATTCACATTGAAAATAATGCCATTACTGGTATTTCAGGAAATCAACTTGAAGCAAGCGATGTTCCTATCGGCGCACCTTCCTCTCGTAAGATCGTCGATACATTCCATTTTGATGTTTCCTACTTATTAATTACAATTGGCGGTATTGGTGCTAACGAAACACTTATTAAAAAACATTGGCCGAAAAGACTCGGAGCGCCTCCTAAAACGATGATTCAAGGTGTGCCCGATTCTACAGACGGCAAGCTACTTGAAATTAGTGAACGTTCGGGTATTCAGCTCGTCAATAAAGATCGTATGTGGCATTACACAGAAGGCGTTCAAAACCACACGCCAATTTGGAACAATCATGGCATTCGTATTATTCCAGGGCCTTCGTCCATGTGGTTCACCGCTACAGGACAGCGTATGCAAGCTCCAGACTATCCAGGTTTTGATACGTTACACACACTTGAAACCATTATGAAAACTGGCTACGATTATTCGTGGTTTATTTCAACAGAAGATATCGTCAAAAAAGAATTCGTCTTATCAGGCTCTGAACAAAATCCAGATTTAACTAATAAAGATATTCAACGCTTGATTAAAGAACGTTTAGGCAAGCAAGCTACAGCCCCCGTTCGCGCATTTTTAGAAAAAGGTGCCGATTTCGTCATAGCCGATGACTTAAAAACGTTAACTGAAAAAATGAACGCACTAACAGACACCGATTTAATCGATTATCATCACATTAAAGATGAAATTGAGGCACGCGATTTACAATTAAACAATACATTTAGCAAAGATCCTCAAATCACATTCATACGCAATGCGCGCCAATTTTTAGGAGACAAGCTCATACGCACAGCAAAACCACATCCTATTTTAAGTGGTAAAAACGGCAAATTGATTGCTGTGAAGTTGCATATTATTAGCCGTAAAACGTTAGGTGGCATTCAAACAGACTTAAATGGTCAAGCTTTTAACCAATCTGAACAACGTATAAAAGGCGTTTATGCTGCGGGCGAAGCTTCAGGTTTTGGTGGAGGCGGAGTTCATGGCTATCGCGCATTAGAAGGTACTTTTTTAGGCGGTTGTATTTTTAGTGGCATCCGTGCTGCAGAAGGTATTAACAAGGACACTTGA
- a CDS encoding DUF1433 domain-containing protein — protein sequence MSKKHIVLSIIIVILIIIGGVYFKMKHDEKERIKQEYYKEQQERITLYLKYNTKEPNTIKSVHFTNIENSPMGNIFIEGYINNDPKATFSTLQTPEDRFQFEGDLTTSPPISNSLNPAHKMKSPDEIKKELEQKKKDH from the coding sequence ATGTCTAAAAAACATATTGTATTATCTATTATTATTGTTATATTAATTATTATTGGTGGTGTCTATTTCAAAATGAAACACGATGAAAAAGAAAGAATTAAACAAGAATACTACAAAGAACAACAAGAACGTATTACGCTTTATCTTAAATATAATACTAAAGAACCGAACACAATTAAATCTGTCCACTTCACTAACATAGAAAACAGCCCTATGGGAAATATCTTTATTGAAGGCTATATCAATAATGATCCTAAAGCCACATTTTCAACACTCCAAACACCAGAAGATCGTTTTCAATTTGAAGGAGATTTAACGACAAGCCCTCCTATAAGTAATTCACTCAATCCTGCTCACAAGATGAAATCTCCTGATGAAATCAAAAAAGAGCTTGAACAAAAAAAGAAAGACCACTAA
- the cas1 gene encoding type II CRISPR-associated endonuclease Cas1: MSWRIVYASDVGKMSLNLNSLKVTKGDLEVKIPLSDIFAIVIEDLTVTLTARLLVELSDYNILVILCNQKHLPECILQPISGHFKQYSQMKEQLIWEQALKDELWKMIVRQKIGNQIECMKHNQIDETRINKMQQLKSSVKLFDRENIEGQAAKYYFNSFFTEFTRDNDDLLENAVLNYGYTILNSAIARTIVAKGLIPSMGIHHIGSRNHFNLASDLIEPFRPLVDLFLLKHPPEDYMSKAYRLKLVNLLHARVEIDGKMQTVIRAIEIMIQSIIEYFREGRPDIIKFPNLNKYEFYEL, from the coding sequence ATGTCATGGCGGATTGTATATGCTTCAGATGTCGGTAAAATGTCGTTAAACTTGAACAGTTTGAAAGTTACAAAAGGGGATTTGGAAGTTAAAATCCCCTTAAGTGATATTTTTGCGATTGTTATAGAAGATTTAACAGTGACTTTAACAGCTAGGTTGCTGGTGGAATTGTCTGATTATAATATTTTAGTCATTTTATGTAATCAAAAGCATTTACCAGAATGTATATTACAGCCGATTTCTGGTCATTTTAAACAATATAGTCAAATGAAAGAACAATTGATTTGGGAGCAAGCTTTGAAAGACGAATTATGGAAAATGATAGTTCGACAGAAAATTGGAAATCAAATTGAGTGCATGAAACATAATCAAATTGATGAAACAAGAATCAATAAAATGCAGCAATTAAAATCTTCTGTCAAATTGTTTGATAGAGAAAATATTGAAGGTCAAGCAGCAAAATATTACTTCAATAGCTTTTTTACCGAGTTTACACGAGACAATGATGATTTATTAGAAAATGCCGTTTTAAATTATGGCTATACTATACTAAATTCAGCGATTGCACGTACAATTGTTGCAAAAGGATTGATTCCATCTATGGGTATTCATCATATTGGCAGTCGCAACCATTTTAATTTAGCATCTGATTTAATAGAACCTTTTCGCCCATTGGTAGATTTATTTTTACTAAAGCATCCTCCAGAAGATTATATGTCTAAGGCGTACCGCTTGAAGCTAGTGAATTTGTTACACGCGCGAGTGGAAATAGATGGAAAAATGCAGACCGTTATCCGTGCCATTGAAATTATGATTCAGTCTATTATTGAGTATTTTCGAGAAGGTCGACCTGACATTATCAAATTTCCTAATCTTAATAAATACGAGTTTTATGAGTTATAG
- the cas2 gene encoding CRISPR-associated endonuclease Cas2, giving the protein MRVMLMFDLPVETKQQRRIYSKFRKRLLENGFLMMQYSIYIKSVANKDAATFSVNQVKQFLPSDGHVRVLIITEKQYEKMQILLGEEDQNIALLGDNRTILF; this is encoded by the coding sequence ATGCGCGTGATGTTGATGTTTGATTTGCCTGTTGAAACGAAACAGCAAAGAAGAATTTATAGTAAGTTTAGGAAAAGGCTACTCGAAAATGGATTTTTGATGATGCAATACTCTATTTATATTAAAAGTGTCGCTAATAAAGATGCGGCCACTTTTAGCGTGAATCAAGTTAAACAATTTTTACCTTCCGATGGTCACGTACGGGTGCTTATCATTACTGAGAAACAGTATGAGAAAATGCAGATTTTACTCGGTGAAGAAGATCAAAATATCGCATTGTTAGGTGACAATCGAACGATATTGTTCTAG